One region of Brachyhypopomus gauderio isolate BG-103 chromosome 9, BGAUD_0.2, whole genome shotgun sequence genomic DNA includes:
- the gorab gene encoding RAB6-interacting golgin isoform X2: MEEKNKRRKALLAKTIAEKSKQTQAEAIKLKKIQKELQVLDDSVSNDIAIIRKLIEQASMEYSTAWKRLEKAEAEYVAAKLDLHKKAEVKEQLTEHLCTIIQQNELRKACKLEELMLQLQLDAEGEGSPESPAPQVVVETAGGGAIEVSAQPAVVNGGLAGPMGSTDVGEDCATTEPKPSRDQAEESTDQAEESSAQSKS, encoded by the exons ATGGAAGAGAAGAATAAAAGGCGTAAAGCCCTTCTTGCTAAGACCATAGCTGAAAA GTCTAAGCAGACGCAAGCAGAAGCCATCAAGCTCAAGAAGATCCAGAAGGAGCTTCAAGTTCTGGATGATTCTGTGTCAAATGACATCGCCATTATCAGGAAGCTGATAGAGCAGGCCAGCATGGAGTATTCCACAGCATG GAAGCGGTTGGAGAAGGCAGAGGCGGAATATGTGGCGGCAAAGCTGGACCTGCACAAGAAGGCGGAGGTGAAGGAGCAGCTGACGGAGCACCTCTGCACCATCATCCAGCAGAACGAGCTGCGCAAAGCCTGCAAACTGGAGGAACTGATGTTGCAGCTGCAGCTCGatgcagagggggaggggtctcctgagagccccgccccccaggTCGTTGTGGAAACTGCGGGTGGCGGGGCAATTGAGGTCTCAGCCCAGCCTGCAGTGGTGAATGGGGGCCTGGCAGGACCGATGGGTAGCACAGACGTTGGTGAAGACTGTGCCACGACGGAGCCGAAGCCGAGCAGAGATCAGGCAGAGGAGTCCACTGATCAGGCAGAGGAGTCCAGTGCACAGAGCAAGAGCTAG
- the gorab gene encoding RAB6-interacting golgin isoform X1, which yields MAAWVGFSDEELRRIQKKGETSVGVPTSFGRGRRSAPANRSRLQLQREKVLHAAARQNEGCGSQLSPDQQLSPLPPPQSIPTCSSKTPEQRSKPPEQDIVKPDPEPPSEEPAVMVKELDQQEVELREKTRLEHLQWEQRLMEEKNKRRKALLAKTIAEKSKQTQAEAIKLKKIQKELQVLDDSVSNDIAIIRKLIEQASMEYSTAWKRLEKAEAEYVAAKLDLHKKAEVKEQLTEHLCTIIQQNELRKACKLEELMLQLQLDAEGEGSPESPAPQVVVETAGGGAIEVSAQPAVVNGGLAGPMGSTDVGEDCATTEPKPSRDQAEESTDQAEESSAQSKS from the exons atggCTGCGTGGGTTGGTTTTTCAGATGAAGAACTGCGAAGAATACAGAAGAAAGGCGAGACAA GTGTTGGAGTACCGACTTCGTTTGGACGAGGTCGGAGATCAGCTCCCGCGAACCGGAGCCGCCTGCAGCTGCAGCGAGAGAAGGTGTTACATGCAGCCGCCAGGCAGAATGAAGGTTGTGGCTCGCAGTTGTCACCAGACCAACAGCTCAGTCCCCTTCCGCCGCCTCAATCCATTCCGACGTGTTCAAGCAAAACACCAGAACAACGTTCGAAACCGCCGGAGCAAGATATCGTCAAGCCTGACCCAGAACCACCGTCAGAAGAGCCGGCTGTGATGGTGAAGGAACTGGACCAACAGGAAGTGGAATT AAGAGAGAAGACCCGTCTAGAGCATCTTCAGTGGGAACAGCGGTTGATGGAAGAGAAGAATAAAAGGCGTAAAGCCCTTCTTGCTAAGACCATAGCTGAAAA GTCTAAGCAGACGCAAGCAGAAGCCATCAAGCTCAAGAAGATCCAGAAGGAGCTTCAAGTTCTGGATGATTCTGTGTCAAATGACATCGCCATTATCAGGAAGCTGATAGAGCAGGCCAGCATGGAGTATTCCACAGCATG GAAGCGGTTGGAGAAGGCAGAGGCGGAATATGTGGCGGCAAAGCTGGACCTGCACAAGAAGGCGGAGGTGAAGGAGCAGCTGACGGAGCACCTCTGCACCATCATCCAGCAGAACGAGCTGCGCAAAGCCTGCAAACTGGAGGAACTGATGTTGCAGCTGCAGCTCGatgcagagggggaggggtctcctgagagccccgccccccaggTCGTTGTGGAAACTGCGGGTGGCGGGGCAATTGAGGTCTCAGCCCAGCCTGCAGTGGTGAATGGGGGCCTGGCAGGACCGATGGGTAGCACAGACGTTGGTGAAGACTGTGCCACGACGGAGCCGAAGCCGAGCAGAGATCAGGCAGAGGAGTCCACTGATCAGGCAGAGGAGTCCAGTGCACAGAGCAAGAGCTAG